The Inediibacterium massiliense genome has a segment encoding these proteins:
- a CDS encoding helix-turn-helix domain-containing protein: MSEVYKALGQRIKKYRKNKNLTTAEFASILNISAGHLSNIENGTYDIFRLELLFKIADELNINLEELLQFECMDLKNILLDHAIKNIATNPSSPELAYINKWLNALAITYLATIDKFKTNKDAIESITNHLINELHLIKKIG; this comes from the coding sequence ATGTCTGAAGTATATAAAGCACTTGGTCAAAGAATAAAAAAATATCGAAAAAACAAAAATCTCACAACAGCTGAATTTGCAAGCATTTTAAATATTTCAGCAGGACATTTAAGCAATATCGAAAATGGTACATATGACATATTTCGCTTAGAATTACTCTTCAAAATTGCGGATGAACTCAATATAAATCTAGAAGAACTGCTTCAATTTGAATGCATGGATTTAAAGAATATACTATTAGATCATGCTATAAAAAATATTGCTACTAACCCATCTTCTCCTGAACTAGCATACATCAACAAATGGCTAAATGCTCTAGCCATTACCTACTTAGCTACCATCGATAAATTTAAAACCAATAAAGATGCTATCGAATCCATCACCAATCATTTGATCAATGAATTACATTTAATCAAAAAAATAGGCTAA